From the Thermosynechococcus sp. genome, the window CCAAATTGCCGATGCCATTCTGGATGCTTTGCTTACCCAAGATCCCCAGAGTCGTGTGGCCGCTGAGGTGGTTGTTAATACGGGTTTAGTTCTAATTACCGGGGAAATTACAACCAAGGCCCAGGTCAACTACGTTAACATAGCGCGGCAGAAAATCCATGAAATTGGCTATACCGATGCCAACAATGGCTTTGCCGCCAATAGCTGTGCCGTCATTGTTGCCCTTGATGAGCAATCCCCCGATATTGCCCGTGGTGTGGATACGGCCCAGGAAGCCCGGGAGCAGCTCAGTGACACCGAACTGGATCGCATTGGTGCCGGCGATCAGGGGATTATGTTTGGCTATGCCTGCAATGAAACCCCGGAGTATATGCCCTTGCCCATTAGCTTGGCCCACCGCATGGCACGTCGCTTGGCCGCTGTCCGTAAAACTGGTCAGCTTCCCTACCTACGTCCCGATGGCAAAACCCAAGTCACGGTCATCTATGAGGATGGCAAGCCAGTGGGGATTGATACAATTTTGATTTCCACCCAACACACAGCCACCATTGATGACCTTAGGGAGGAAAGCGCTGTTCAAGCCAAGATTAAAGCCGATCTCTGGGAGGCGGTTGTCAAGCCGGTTTTTGCCGATTTGACCCTCCAACCCGATGGGAACACCCGCTTTTTAGTGAATCCTACGGGCAAATTTGTGATTGGCGGTCCCCAAGGGGATTCAGGACTCACGGGGCGCAAACTGGTGGTGGATACCTACGGTGGTTATGCCCGCCATGGCGGCGGTGCCTTTTCCGGTAAAGATCCGACAAAAGTGGATCGCAGTGCCGCCTATATGGCTCGTTACATTGCCAAAAACATCGTTGCCGCAGGGCTAGCGGACAAATGCGAGTTACAGATTAGCTATGCCATTGGCGTCGCTCGCCCCATGAGTCTCTTTGTGGATACCTTTGGCACGGGTAAACTGGCCCCAGAACAATTGTTGGAGTTGATTAAAACCCACTTTGATCTGCGCCCCGCTGCCATTATTCAAACCTTTAACCTGCGTCAGTTACCCCAAGATCGCGGTGGTCGCTTCTACCAAGATGTGGCCGCCTATGGTCACTTTGGGCGCCATGATCTTGACTTGCCTTGGGAAAGACTCGATAAAGTCGCCGATCTGCAAGCTGCTGCCGCTCAGTTCCTAAGTGCAGTCTAGAAAAACATGGGGGGAGTTGTCTCCCCTGTAGTTACTGGCTGACCCGTTGCAGGCAGGTTTGGGCGGTACTGGTGAGCATCTGGCGCACTTCCGGCTTGATATTGGTCTGCACACTTTCACCAATGGCTTGAAACTCGGCTAAGGTCAGCGAGGATTGCAGTTCATTGATCACACAGGTGCAGTAGGCATTGCCGTATTGCGCCATTTCGGGCACTTGCTGTTCCAGGGCGGTGGTGCATTCACTGGTGAATCGAGAGACCACCTCTGGCGGATAGGGGGTGGCGATCGCCCCCCCGCCGAGAGACACTGCACCTAAAATCGTCATCGTCAAGGGGATGGATGATTTTTTTAGTAAAGACATTCTGGCGATTCCTCGTATATCAAAGCTTAATGCCCATTGTTGAGAGACTTCTCCAGTTTAGGCAAGTTCCAGAGAATGCGCCACGGTCGCGGATTCGTCCCGTGGCCAACATTTACATTCCCATAGCCAAACGATTAAACTAAAGGATTGGATTGATTGCCCCTACTTGGTTGTTACCCATCGCTCTATGACCCTATACAATCCCTCTTTGTACGAAGAACCCATTTCCCAAAAGAACCTCACTGCTGTTGGCCGGGCCGATCGCTCTATTTTGGAATGGTTACAACAAACGGGTCGATTAATTCCCCGTGATGCCAATGAGGCGGACCCAATCATTGATAGCACCCTCGATGATATGGGTGAAATTGAGGAATTTGTGGGTGACTCCTTGGGCGATTACGACGAAGAAGAGGACCTAGGGCTTGAGGAGTAGGGCACAGATCCCCCTATTATTCGGAGTGATGTGCTAGAGCTATCCCCATGCCCTCCACCAAAACCACCGCTGCCATTGAACCCCGCTGGCTGACAGGACAGCGACTTTTTCGCCTCCTCGCCCTTGGCCTCCTCATTGCTAGCATCGCTTACGACACCGGGGCAAACTACTGGCAGCGGCCGTTGCAAACCTTAACAGTGCCTTGGTTGGTGAGTTTTGCCATCGTGGCGGTTCTAGGGATGGCCGTCGTGCCCATATTGCGGCGGTTGAAAACTGGGCAAATTATCCGCGAAGATGGCCCACAATCTCACCTGCAAAAATCGGGTACACCGACGATGGGGGGAATCTTTTTTGTGCCGCCGGGGTTAGGGCTGGCGCTCCTGTGGACGGGGTTTGCTCAGGGGAAGCTATCGCCAACGGTGGTGGCGATCGCGCTGCTGGTGCTGTGGTATGCCGCCATTGGTTGGTGGGACGACTGGCAAGTTCTGCAGCGCCAATCCAACAAAGGATTATCGGCTCGGCTGCGGCTGCTCCTAGAGGGCATTGGGGCGGCTCTTTTTTGTGCTTGGCTGGTGGGTAGTGATCCTGCGGCAACGGTTGTGACGGCTCCTTGGGGGTGGGTCTGGCCTTTAGGGGTGGTATTTATCCCCTTGGCAATTTTTGTGCCGATGGCGGAAGGGAATGCCCTGAATCTTACCGATGGTCTCGATGGTCTTGCCGGTGGCACTGCGGCGATCGCCCTCCTTGCTTTAGGTATGATTCTGACTGCCCATCCCGATTTGCAAATTCTGGCCGTTGTTATGAGTGGTGCCTGTCTTGGCTTCCTCTGGCACAATCACCACCCGGCACGGGTGTTTATGGGGGATACCGGCTCCCTGGCCCTGGGGGCAGTTCTTGCGGGCATTGGCTTGGCGAGTCACCACCTCTGGGAACTGTTAATTGTCAGTGGTCTTTTTTTTGTGGAGTCCCTTTCAGTGATTGCCCAAGTGCTCTACTACAAGGCCACAAAAGGCCCCGACGGTGTGGGCAAGCGGCTGCTGCGCATGGCCCCGCTGCACCATCACTTTGAGTTGGGGGGCTGGTCGGAACTGCGGGTGGTGAGTACGTTTTATGGGGTGGTCGCCCTGTTGGGACTGCTCTGCTGCCTCCTGCAATGGTTGGCCTAATCCAATGGGGGAAGTGCCATGAAGGCCGCAGTGCTCTACGGCAAAGAAGATGTGCGCATTGAAACCGTAGCCGATCCCACACCGGGGCCGGGGGAAGTGGTGATTCGGGTACGAGCTGCCACCACCTGTGGCACCGATTTGAAGGTGTGGCGGCGCGGCGGTCATGCGCGGATGCTGACACCGCCGATTCTCTTTGGCCATGAGGCGGCCGGGGAAATTGTTGCGCTTGGAGCCGGCGTGACGGGATGGCAGCTGGGCGATCGCGTGGTGGCCAATAATTCCGCCCCCTGTGGTCAGTGTTTCTACTGTCAGCGGCAGGCCTTTTCCCTCTGTCCCCATCTGGAATTTAACAATGGCACATTTGCCGAGTACTTGAAAATTCCCGCCAGTATTGTTCGCCAAAACCTTTTGCCCATTCCAGAATCCCTCCCCTTTGCTTTAGCCGCCCTCACAGAACCCCTCGCCTGTGTTCTCCACGGCATTGCCCGCTCTGGCTTTGACCCGGCGATGGTGGAAACGTGGCCGAGTCCACCACAAATTGTTGTCCTTGGGGATGGCGCCATTGGCCTGATGTTTGTCGGCGTGCTGGCCCAGCAGGGGGCACGAGTTCTTGCCTTTGGCGGTTCCGATCAGCGGCTGGCGATCGCTACCACCTTTGGGGCAGAGCAAACCATCAATCATCACCGGTGCGGGGATATTCCCGCCGTCGTCAAAGACTGGACAGCAGGACGGGGCGCCGACATTGTCATTGAAGCCACTGGGATTCCTGAAGTCTGGGAAACGGCAATCGCCTGTGGTCGGCCGGGCGCCACAATCAACCTCTTTGGCGGTTGTCCTCGGGAAACAACTATCCACGTGGATACAGAACGCCTGCACTACGAAGAACTCACCCTCAAGGGCGTCTTCCACAACACCCCTGCCTTTGTCCGCCAAGCCCTGGCATTGATTGCCAGTGGTACACTGCCCTTTGAAAAGCTCATTAGTGGCCAAGCCCCCCTAACGGAGATTGAAAATGTTCTGCAAGCGATGAAGGCACGCCAAGTGATTAAAGTGGCACTGCAACCCTAGCTATTCCCGCAGCAGCAAATAGTACAACTGCCCTGGCGTATTAATGAGACCGGCGCGCACTTTGGCGACATCTCCCGTACCCATGAAAATATCGACACGACCGGGGCCCCGGATGGCACTACCCGTATCCTGATCCAAGACAAAACGGCTAACGGGGGTTTGCTGCCATTGACCTTGGGCCTTGAGGGGAATCTGCGTGTTGATCACCGCCAAGGCGCCCGGTGGCATTAGAGACTTATCGGTGGCAATGGAACGCTCAGGCGTGACCGGTATCGAGAGACTACCTGTGGGGGGACGCCCTTGGGTGGGTTCAAAAAAGACAAAGCTGGCGTTGCGGGGTAAATAGTGATCTAACTCAGCGGGGTTGGCCTGAAAGTAAACGATAAGGCGGGGTAGTGTCAGTTCCCCACGGGCCATCTTGCCATCGCGAATGAGTTCTTGGCCAATACTGGTGTAGGGGTGATTCGTTTTGCCGGCATAGCCCACGGTAAAGCGGCGACCATCGGGCAGTTGCAGTTCAGCCGACCCTTGGACGTGCACAAGAAAGGCCTCTAGGCGATCGCGCAAATAGACCAGTTCCAGACCCCGTAAAGGGCCATTGCGCCACTGCTGCCCATCTGCTCCTTCCAGTTCCAAGCGGGTGGGGTGCGGCTCTGGCCACTGCTCAAAATTAGGGGGGCGACGAAATAGAGGGTAGCGGTATTCTGCTGTGGGCACCAAGCTGGCACGATAGGTCGGGGCATAATAGCCCGTGAAATCCACTCGCCCTTGGCCATCGGCGCCGATGGCCTGATAAAAAACAAATTCTCGTTTGACGGCTGCTTGCAGTTCTGCTGCAGAGCGACAGGTTTGTACCAGATGGCGAAAGCGTTGGAGAGAGCGAATGACCCGCTGCTGGAGATTTGGCCCCAGGATTGCACCGGGCTGGCCGGGGGCGGTGTAAGTGCTATAGTCTTGACCCGCTTTAGGAGTGTGCAGGTAACGCAAACTGTGGTCAATGGCTTGCAGCAGCCGTGCTCGTTCCCTAGGAGATTGGCAGAGGGCAGTATCTAGGGCAACGGTTGGTGGGAGTTGGCTTTGGCGCATCAAGGGGGCAACCCTTGGTGCTGTGGCGATCGCGCTCGCTGCCAGGATCACGATGCCCGAAACAACGCCTGTCAACAAACCCGCCATTGGTTTTAGGCAAAGCGATCCACACTAGAGGTAAACACAGGCTCTACCCGAATGGCAAATACCTTCGAGGGGCGCACCACCATATATTCCCCTTGGATATTCTTGATGGGAACAGAAATAAAGTCGTTGGAATCGGCTTTGGCCGCTAACTCGTTGCTGTACCACTTCTGGAAGTCTTGAATGGTGGGGAAGCGCACCTCCTCACGGTGACCGCCCTCTAGAAATAAATGAACCGCAAATTCAGAAGGGGTTCTGGGCATAGGCGCGATCGCTCATCCTTATCGTGCACATTATCTTCCTATTATCGCCGCAATTGGTGGCTTCAGGTACTAGGGACCGCCCGTGAGGGGCCGGGGGGCGCGATCGTAGTACTGGGCGGTCATGGCTGGGTTGAGAGCGCGAGCACGCTCATAGTCCGCCTGCGCCAGCTCAACATTGCCACTGTCGAAGTGGGCCATGCCCCGACTATAGTAGGCAGCAACAAATTGAGGATCCCGTGCTAGGGCAGCATCAAAGTCCACAATTGCTGCATTGTAGTTTTGTAGGGCAAGATAGGCCATGCCGCGGTTGTAATAGGCGGCAATAAACTGGGGATCGTTGTGCAGCGCGGTGGTGAAGTCCGCAATCGCCCGCTGCATATCCCCTTGGTCGTAATAGGCCAGGCCGCGAGCAAAGTAGTAGTCAGCACTGGGGTTGAGTCTGATCGCTTGGCTAAAGGCATCAATGGCAGCGGCCAGATCCCCCGTCCCTTGGTGCATTAATCCCACGTTGTAGTAGTCCTCGGCACTGCGGGGCATAAGGCGTTGCAGTTCCTGAAGTTCGGGGGGAGTCAGGGTGGCGATCGCTATGGGCTGTGCCACAACAGCACTGCTGAGACCAACAAAAGCAGCTAAGATTGTCAAAGCACGGAACAGGTGTTGGCGCATCGTCGGCCTCCTTTCGGCATTGCTCAGCCTTACTTCGATCCTAAAAGAAAATGAAGCCATCGGCCAGCAAACGATAACAGTTGTAATAAATTGCTGGCTACGACCCTTTTCGGGGTGGTACACAGTCTTGCGCTCTATAGCGGCTTTAACTCCTTGGAAAAAGGGCTGGGTGTGGATATCTTGAGGTTTTTCTGCGCCGAAGACAGTGCTCTATTTCTTGGATGAGGTGTGATCTAGGGCACTGACACGGAACTGCGGATGACGTTCAAAGGGGCTTGTAATTAACAATGCGCCCAAAACTCGCCGGCTGCAAACTAGCGCCACCCACCAGCACCCCATCAATTTCTGGCTGGGCCATGATCGCATCAATGTTGTTGGCATTCACTGAGCCACCGTACTGAATAGGGACATCGGGATTTTGCAGCTTACTGCGAATCAGGCCAATGACCCGGTTGGCTTCTTTTTCTTCACAGGTATCGCCCGTCCCGATCGCCCAAATGGGTTCGTAGGCAATCACCAAATTGGTCTGATCCACATCCACCAAGTCCAGCGCCAACTGCTGCAAGATGTGGTTTTCTGTTTCGCCGGCATCCCGTTGGGCCTTCGTTTCACCAACACAGAGAATCGGTGTCAGGCCGTGGCGTTGGGCAGCCTTGAGCCGTTGGTTAACCGTGGCATCCGTTTCACCAAAATACTGCCGCCGCTCACTGTGGCCAATAATCACGTAGCGCACCCCCAGCTCCGCCAGCATTGGTGGCGAAATTTCACCCGTAAACGCCCCTTGATCTGCCCAGTGGACATTTTGGGCGCCCAGCTTCACCCGCGTGCCGTGCAGATTCTTGGACAACACACTCAAACAGGTGTAGGGAACACAGAGCACCACCTCGCGATCGCTGGGGGTATCCACCAATTCCCCTAAGAACTCCTGGAGGAAGGCCACTGCCTCCTGTTGGGTTTTGTGCATTTTCCAGTTGCCAGCAAGAACTTTTGGGCGCACTCGTCCTGACTTTCCTCTGCGAAACTTAACCTGATCAAGCGTACCACACGGGTTATCCCTAATCATTAGAGGAAGTGACTGCAAACCTCTGCTTGAGACCTAGCCCAACTTGTCCCAAACCGCCGCGACACGGGGAGATTGACCCTTGGCTTGGACGCGCGGCGTACGCCGTCCGAATTTGACTTGGTAGGTGTCATTGTCAACTGTTACGTAGCCCCGTTGCAGAACCTCCGCGAGGGCGGCGCTGACCTCTTCGGCAGACCACTGTAACTGCTCAGCCAATTCTGGCACGGTGCAGGGCATCGGCTGGCGCATCATCAGTGTCAACAGCGATCGCTGGCGATCGGGTAAAACCAGTAAATCTGCTGGATTGAGACCCCCATTAGAACCACTGCTGGCATCTTGACTATTCATCATCGGTAGTGTTCCTCAACGGCAGTGGCACCCAAGAAGATCAAAATTCCCTACTCCTAAGCTACCCTAATCCAACAGATGCTGCACAATACTCCTGATAACAAGACTGTAGGGATGCTCAGGATAGCGTAAACAGAAAATATCGCTGCTCCCCAGTTGAAACATCTCTTCACAAACAGGCAGGATGCCCGCAACCGGCACACCATAGGTCGTCTCCACCTGCTGCTTGAGGGAGTCTTGATTAAAAGCACTGGGGACTTTGTTAACCACCATCACCATTTTCGGCACATCAAGCTGTCGCGCCACATCAACCGTGACCGCTGTTCCTTGAAAGTCTTGGCGATCAGGGCGCAGAATCAGTACCAAGGCATCGGAAATCGTAATCGACAGCAGGGTTTCCTCATTCAGTCCTGGGTGGGTATCAATCAGCAAAAAGTCCAGATTCAGCCCTTGCAGCAACTGCTGAAAACCATCATTCAGGAGGCCGACATCGTAGCCCTCCCGCAAGACACGGGTAATTTCACTCGTTTTGAGGCTAGAGGGAATCAGATAGATGGCTCCTTTGGCTTGCTGGCCGTGGGCAGTAATGAGATGGCTGACCTCACGCGCCACATCGGTAATTTTACAGCGTCCCCACAGGTAATCATTGAGGGCATGTTCCGTATCTTCCGACTCAAGGCCAAAGAGCACATGGATACCGGGGGATTGAATATCGGTGTCTACGATCGCCACCCGATAGCCCAATATCGCCAAGGTACAGCCCAGATTTGCGGTTGTATTTGATTTGCCTGTGCCCCCACGAAAAGAATGCACAGAAATAATGCTCCCCATGGCCGCCCTCGCTGATCTGAGAATTCAACGTCTATTTTCCCATTCTGCCGTCGAGGAAACATCCCATCCCAAATTCAGAAGATAGAACCCAAAGGGCCAGCCCATCAGCGAAAAGGTCATTCCGCGTCTGGGAAATACTGCTGGGTGTAAAACTGGGCATAGCGGGCAGACTGGGCAAGCAGTTCTTCGTGGCTACCGCTTTCAATGATCCGCCCCTGCTCTAGAACAAGAATGCGATCGGCGCGACGAACCGTGGCCAAACGGTGGGCAATAATAAAGACGGTGCGGCCCTTCATTGCCTTCTCCAAAGCATTTTGCACCAAGGTCTCTGATTCGGCGTCCAAAGCGGAGGTCGCCTCATCCAAAATTAAAATCCGCGGATCGGCATAAATGGCGCGGGCGATCGCCAGGCGCTGCCGTTGGCCGCCTGAGAGATTGATACCCCTCTCCCCGAGCCATGTCTGATAGCCATCGGGAAGGCGCGTAATAAAGTCATGGGCATTGGCAATTTTGGCTGCGTTAATCAGTTGCTCCCAATCGGGTTGAGAATCCCCAAAGGCAATGTTGTGGGCAACGGTGCCCGAAAACAGTATCGTTTCCTGGGGCACGATGCCAATTTGCCGCCGTAAACTCTTGAGAGTGACGGTTTTAATATCAATGCCATCAATGAGGACCTTCCCCTGCTGGGGATCATAAAAACGGAGCAACAGGTTGACAACGGTTGATTTCCCGGCTCCAGAATAGCCCACCAGGGCAATGATCTCTCCCGGCTCCACCAAAAGATTAAAGTCCTGCAGAACGGGCTGCTGGGGGTCATAGCCAAAGTAAACCTGGGCGTATTCGACTTTTCCAGAAATTGGCGGTAGGGGTTGGGCGTCGGGTAACTCCCTGACGTTGGGCTCAATGCTCAATAGACCAAAACTGCGATCTAGGGAAGCTTCGGCAATCTTGAGATAGTTATAGTTATTGGAAATTTGATTGACTGGATCGATGAGCAGGGCGGCAGCAGCGCCAAAACTCACCAACTCTGGTGCACTCAGATGCCCCAGGCCAATCTGCCATGCCCCCAGAATAAACAGAGTCATGATGCTGAGGGCCTCTAGAAACCCGACCACAGGGTACTGAATGGCCTGAATACGGGCAATTTGAAAGCGGGCGCGACAGTTCCTTTGCACCTCCTGCTCAAAATGCTGCAGGGCATTGTCTTCCGTGGCGAAGGCTTTGATGAGGCGAATCCCAGCAACGACCTCCATGAGATAGGAGGACAATCCCCCCACGGCGTCTTGGTTACGACGAGATGCTGCCCTTAGCTGACTGCCAAACCAGCCCATTAGGGCGACGACTAAGGGGGTGAGGATCAAGGCGGCAAAGGTTAACGGCCAGTTGAGATAGATCATGTAGACCAACAGGACAAGCACCGTGAGGGCAGCGGGTAGCAGTTGTTGCAAAATCCGCTGAATAATTTCGGCGATCGCCTCCACATCTCCCGTCAGACGGTAGGTCAAGTCCCCTGTGGCTGCCCTTTGAAAATAATCGATACCAAGAGACTGAAGATGGCTATACAAGGTCAGGCGAATGTCATAAATCGTACGTAGAACGCCGTAGGCCATCAGCATGTCTTGACCGAATTGACAGGTACTGCGCCCAACAAACACCCCCAGCGCAGCCAGACACCAGGGCAGCAACTGCTCTAAATTGCCCGCACCTACCAGTGCCGCCGTCTGACCGACTAATTGCACAATCAGGGGGGTAGTGCCGACAAAGCCCAAGGTACACAAAAGCGCCAAGAAAAATATTTGCCAATAGCGCAATACATAGGGAAGAAGAAAACGATAACTGGTTTTGCCCAGCATGGCCTATTTACCAATACAAAAGCGGCTAAAGATTTCTGTGAGGATTGACTCGGTGACCTCTTCCCCCGTCAATGTGCCAAGGGCCCGGGCGGCCGCATGCAGGTCAATTGTCCAAAAATCCAGGGGAAGTTGGGCCTCAATGGCAGCAAGAACATGGTTGAGGGATTGGCGCACCTGCTCAAGGAGAGCAGCTTGGCGTTGATTGATGGCCAAATCCCAATTGGCGGCTGTCACCCCTTGACCCTGGACTAGGTTGAGAATGGCCGCCTCAAGGTGCTCAATTCCCTGTTGACTCAAGGCAGAGAGGAGCACAGTGGGGATGGGGGCGATAGGCAAGGGAATATCCTTAATCGCGACGGTTTCGCTGAGGAGATCAGCTTTATTCAAAATGACCAAGACTGACTGAGGCGCTTGCTGCCGCCGCTGTTGCAGCTCGAGTTGGTCGTAAATCTCCTGATCGGCAGCTGTCCACCCTTGACTAGCATCAATGACCAGGAGGATGAGATCAGCACTGGCGGCGGCCTGGCGCGATCGCTGGACGCCAATTTGTTCCACCAGGTTATCGGTCTCGCGAATACCTGCGGTATCAAGCACTTGGATTGGAATCCCACCGACTACCAATTGAGACTCCACAATATCACGGGTGGTGCCCGGCAAATCGGTGACAATGGCGCGATCGCTGCGGCTCCAAGCGTTTAGCAAACTGGACTTCCCCACATTGGGCCGGCCAACAATTGCCACTTTCAGCCCTGTGCGAATGAGCGCTCCCCGCTCCGCTGTGGCTAGAAACTCTGAAACTTGCTGCTGTAGGCCGCGAATTTCCGCGGCAATGGCCGCAGGATTCAGGGGGGGCAGCTCGTCGGTAAAATCCAACCGGGCCTCAATTTCCGCCAACAGGGATAGGCAAGTTTGACGAATTTGCTTTAGGGGCCGAGCCAATTTGCCCGTCAGACCCGCCAGCGCTATTTGGGCAGCGGTGGTGGATTGGGCAGCCACCAGCTCGGCCACACTCTCAGCTTGGGTAAGGTCAAGGCGACCGTTGAGGAAAGCACGCAGCGTAAATTCCCCCGGATCTGCCAGGCGGGCACCCGCAGCAATACACAGTTGCAGCACTCGCTGCACCGGTATCAAGCCGCCATGGCAATGAAATTCCACCACGTCTTCGCGGGTGTAGGAGCGCGGTGCCAACATTAGCAGCAGAAGAGCTTCGTCCACCCGTTCCTTGGTTTGGGGGTCTCGGACATAGCCATAGAGAATACGATGGGATTCCCAAGGCTGCTTGCCGGGAGCCTCAAATAAAGAGCGGGCGATCGCTACCGCTTTGGCTCCGGAGAGACGGACAATACCGATACTCCCCTGCTGGGGCACAATGGCCGTGGCGATCGCCGCAATCGTGTCATGGAGATGTCGCACTACCGTTGGCGATATGACTGTTGGCGATAGGACTCCCTAGAAACTCATCTCCGCTGCTTGCACTTTCTCCACCTGTTTCTTCTTCAGAACCAGGAGAATCTGCGAAAGGGTAATTGCGGCAAAGAAGACCAGCAACCACTTAATGCGGTTGGGATCCTGAAGGACAATTTCCGTATCCTTTTGGCCAAAACCGCCCACATTGGGATTGTTGGTTAAGGCTTCGCCGGCAGTCACCGTTTGGCCTTCACGGACAATGAGCTCAGGACCGGCAGGAATGGTTTCCGTCACTGCTTCCCCGCCCTCTGGCGTGATCACCACTGCTGTGCTGCCATCGGGGTTGGCGGTAATACTAGTAATCGTGCCCGCGATCGGTGCAGTAAAGACATTGTTGTTGCTCTTTTCGCCATTGGGATAGACTTGGCCGCGACCGCGGTTGCCCCCGGCATGGACAGAGTATTTACCGAAGTGGATGGATTTATCCGTCACAGGATTGGGGGCGAGGACAGGGAAAACAATTTCCTGATACTGCTCCCCCGGTAGCGGCCCCACCAGAATAATGTTTTGCTTATCGTCACTGTAGGGTTGGTAGTAAATGCCGCTGGTTTTGGCTTGCAGCTCCTCGGGGAGGCGATCGGGGGGGGCAATTTTGAAGCCCTCTGGCAGCATGAGAACTGCACCCACGTTGAGCCCACCTTTGGAACCATCCCCCAGCACCTGTTGCACGCTGGTATCGTAGGGAATTTTCACCACCGCTTCAAAAACAGAATCGGGGGTAACGGCTTGGGGCACTTCGACTTGGATGGGCTTAGCAGCTAAGTGGCAATTGGCACAGACAATCCGACCGGTGGCTTCCCGCGGACTGTCGTATCCCTGCTGGGCATAGAATGGATAGGCCTGCGCTGGCGGTGACCAAAAAAGTACACTGGCGGCAAGGGCGATCGCCAGCGTTAAAGACTTGAAAAAGCGTTTCATACCACTCCCTAATTTCTACTTACGTCCACCAAGGTTCCTTGCCGGTACGGAAATCGGTTTCCGTCCAAGGGGTAAACACGAGTTTGTCATCTTCTGTCACCGTGGCATTCACCAATGCCAAAGAAAGGGGAGCAGGGCCGCGCACCACTTTACCCGTGCTGTCGTATTGGGAGCCATGGCAGGGGCAAATAAACTTGTTTTCACTCACATTCCAAGGCACCACACAGCCAAGGTGGGTACAGACAGCGTTTAAGCCATAGTTGGCGATTTGGTGATCTTCGGTAACAATCACATAGGTAGGATCCCCTTTAATTCCTTGGGCAAGGGAGCGATCGCCCGGCAAATGCTTTTCGAGATACTCGGAAACCTTAATATCGTTGCCCAAGGCATCCTTGGCAACCACCCCCCCTCCTGTGCCCCCCCTGGAGGGCGGAATGAAGTACTTGACGACAGGGTAAAGAGCGCCCAACGCCGTACCGGTGATGGTACCAAACGTCAGCAGGTTCATAAATTGTCGCCGCCCCATATCGGGCACATCGGACATTCCAGAAACTTGAGCCATGGTTTGTGCTTATTTGCTAAGGAATCGAAACGGACAGCCGTAAAATAATTACGTTTGTTAACTATTATCACACTGTCCGAGCCGTCCCAACCGCAAAGGCTGAAATTCTTGCCCATGCTGACGCCCCTTACTGGTGATCAACTCCATGCCTTGCTCCTGCGCAAATGGGGGCGCTCCTTTGACCTTCAGTTTCGCCGCGTTGGCCATCGCATCTTTTTGCAGGTAATGTGGCGCTACCTTGAGCAGGCCTCTTATCCTGATACCCCCGAAGACTATGCTGCCCACCTAGGGGCGATCGCGCAGCACCTCAATGACTGGGGCTGCG encodes:
- a CDS encoding MarR family transcriptional regulator, with the protein product MMNSQDASSGSNGGLNPADLLVLPDRQRSLLTLMMRQPMPCTVPELAEQLQWSAEEVSAALAEVLQRGYVTVDNDTYQVKFGRRTPRVQAKGQSPRVAAVWDKLG
- a CDS encoding MinD/ParA family protein, which encodes MGSIISVHSFRGGTGKSNTTANLGCTLAILGYRVAIVDTDIQSPGIHVLFGLESEDTEHALNDYLWGRCKITDVAREVSHLITAHGQQAKGAIYLIPSSLKTSEITRVLREGYDVGLLNDGFQQLLQGLNLDFLLIDTHPGLNEETLLSITISDALVLILRPDRQDFQGTAVTVDVARQLDVPKMVMVVNKVPSAFNQDSLKQQVETTYGVPVAGILPVCEEMFQLGSSDIFCLRYPEHPYSLVIRSIVQHLLD
- a CDS encoding ABC transporter ATP-binding protein yields the protein MLGKTSYRFLLPYVLRYWQIFFLALLCTLGFVGTTPLIVQLVGQTAALVGAGNLEQLLPWCLAALGVFVGRSTCQFGQDMLMAYGVLRTIYDIRLTLYSHLQSLGIDYFQRAATGDLTYRLTGDVEAIAEIIQRILQQLLPAALTVLVLLVYMIYLNWPLTFAALILTPLVVALMGWFGSQLRAASRRNQDAVGGLSSYLMEVVAGIRLIKAFATEDNALQHFEQEVQRNCRARFQIARIQAIQYPVVGFLEALSIMTLFILGAWQIGLGHLSAPELVSFGAAAALLIDPVNQISNNYNYLKIAEASLDRSFGLLSIEPNVRELPDAQPLPPISGKVEYAQVYFGYDPQQPVLQDFNLLVEPGEIIALVGYSGAGKSTVVNLLLRFYDPQQGKVLIDGIDIKTVTLKSLRRQIGIVPQETILFSGTVAHNIAFGDSQPDWEQLINAAKIANAHDFITRLPDGYQTWLGERGINLSGGQRQRLAIARAIYADPRILILDEATSALDAESETLVQNALEKAMKGRTVFIIAHRLATVRRADRILVLEQGRIIESGSHEELLAQSARYAQFYTQQYFPDAE
- the mnmE gene encoding tRNA uridine-5-carboxymethylaminomethyl(34) synthesis GTPase MnmE, whose amino-acid sequence is MRHLHDTIAAIATAIVPQQGSIGIVRLSGAKAVAIARSLFEAPGKQPWESHRILYGYVRDPQTKERVDEALLLLMLAPRSYTREDVVEFHCHGGLIPVQRVLQLCIAAGARLADPGEFTLRAFLNGRLDLTQAESVAELVAAQSTTAAQIALAGLTGKLARPLKQIRQTCLSLLAEIEARLDFTDELPPLNPAAIAAEIRGLQQQVSEFLATAERGALIRTGLKVAIVGRPNVGKSSLLNAWSRSDRAIVTDLPGTTRDIVESQLVVGGIPIQVLDTAGIRETDNLVEQIGVQRSRQAAASADLILLVIDASQGWTAADQEIYDQLELQQRRQQAPQSVLVILNKADLLSETVAIKDIPLPIAPIPTVLLSALSQQGIEHLEAAILNLVQGQGVTAANWDLAINQRQAALLEQVRQSLNHVLAAIEAQLPLDFWTIDLHAAARALGTLTGEEVTESILTEIFSRFCIGK
- the petA gene encoding cytochrome f; amino-acid sequence: MKRFFKSLTLAIALAASVLFWSPPAQAYPFYAQQGYDSPREATGRIVCANCHLAAKPIQVEVPQAVTPDSVFEAVVKIPYDTSVQQVLGDGSKGGLNVGAVLMLPEGFKIAPPDRLPEELQAKTSGIYYQPYSDDKQNIILVGPLPGEQYQEIVFPVLAPNPVTDKSIHFGKYSVHAGGNRGRGQVYPNGEKSNNNVFTAPIAGTITSITANPDGSTAVVITPEGGEAVTETIPAGPELIVREGQTVTAGEALTNNPNVGGFGQKDTEIVLQDPNRIKWLLVFFAAITLSQILLVLKKKQVEKVQAAEMSF
- the petC gene encoding cytochrome b6-f complex iron-sulfur subunit; the encoded protein is MAQVSGMSDVPDMGRRQFMNLLTFGTITGTALGALYPVVKYFIPPSRGGTGGGVVAKDALGNDIKVSEYLEKHLPGDRSLAQGIKGDPTYVIVTEDHQIANYGLNAVCTHLGCVVPWNVSENKFICPCHGSQYDSTGKVVRGPAPLSLALVNATVTEDDKLVFTPWTETDFRTGKEPWWT
- a CDS encoding DUF3067 family protein; translated protein: MLTPLTGDQLHALLLRKWGRSFDLQFRRVGHRIFLQVMWRYLEQASYPDTPEDYAAHLGAIAQHLNDWGCAQQVCTYIETTREKPRLGKAVNIPLDLGTRIIEWLE